TGAGGCCTACTCTCTGAAATCTTCAAGGGTGAAAATGTTGACTCTATGAACACTGTTGAGAAGTACAtcttagaactttttcatctcaTCACCATTTTTTCCAAAAACATGCTCACTTTGTGTCACATTTGGGTAATTCTAGCAGTATTTCAAACTTGTTCATTATTACTACATCTATTATGTTAATCTGTGGTCAGTGATCTTTCATATTACTATCGCAATTGTTTTGAGAAGCCACAAGTTGTACCCAAATAGGGCAAACTTAATTGACAAATGTGTGTATTCTGACTGATCCACCAACCAGCCATTCccttgtctctcttcctctcctctcgtGGTCTTCTTATTATTTGTGACAAAACAACATTGAAATTGACCAATTAATAACCCTCCAGGGGCCTTTGTGTTCAAGTGAAAGGAAGAGTCATAAGTCTCTCATCTCAAATCAatgaaggactgaggatgtggcacaGTGATCAAACCAGCCACAACATTTCCTGGGTCAAAGACTAATACAGAGCAAGGCCAGGACTCTCTTCAATTCTGTGACAAGTGACAAAGGATAGAAAAGTtgtaaaagaaaagtttaaagctAGCAAAGTTTGGTTCCTGAGGTTTAATGGTACAAGTCATCTCTATAACAAAAGCAGGAGGCAAAGCAGCAAGTGCTGCTGTAGAAGTCACAGTGGGTTCTCCAGAGTATCCAGATAATATAATTGATAAAGGAAGCCAAGTCAAATGGCATGTTTTCAAAGTAGACAAAACCTTATACTGTAATGTGCCATCTAGGGCTTTTGTAGCTAGAGAGAATTCAATGACTGGCTTCAGTGATTTAAAGAACAGGCTGATCCTCCTATTAGGGGCTAAAGCAACTGCTGCCTTTAAGTTGAAGCCAGTATTCATCTGCTGATTGCTTCCTtgactgtgcagaagctttttgattTGATGTAGCCCCACTTGTCTTCTGTTgtatgtgattttatatatatatatatatatatatatatatatatacatatttatataaatatatattttatatatttatactgtatatatttcatatattttttggcccAGATCAATGCCAGGggttttgctcttcttttcttttaatagttttatagttttagatcttCCTGTTAATCCTctagtccattttgagttgatttttatgatGATGTAAGACAAgcatctaatttcatttttctgcatatgaatttctaTTTTCCCAAAACCACTAAAtgaagagactatcctttccTCCTTGTATGTTCTTGGCAGCATGGTTGAGAATCAATTAACCATAAATGTGTGGATTTGTTTCGAGGCTCCCCCTCTCTATATTCTTTTCCACTAATTTATGTATTtgtctttattccattttcataCGGTTTTGATATCTGTGgtttaatagaatattttaaaatcagaaaaagtgaTACtctcaactttgttttttttttccttaagattgatttggtttattgtggTCTTTTGTAGTTCCACATGATTCTagaacttttttctatttctgtaaaaaatatctttaggattttgatagagattgcattaaatttatgtatcactttgggtagtatgatCATTACAGAAACATTGCCCTTCAATCCATAATAACAGGATGCCCTGCCATTGATTATgtctattcaaattttctttattaaaattaatttaatttccttcacTTTCTGTATGATTTCTTAGAACTGCATGTGAATCTCAAATTATCCAGCCTCCAATTCCTTATAAATTATCATCatcagaaggaggaaaagaagaaaggaggaagaaaaattagcaaaaataatagtaataatgtcTAAATTTGATCAGATTTCTATAATACCACCCATTTTGCACACATTACATTAACTAATGTGCCAATAACTCTTTAAGATAGCTGTTAGAATAATGAATATTTTGGAAGAGGAAGCAGTGAAAGTTCAGGAATTTGCTCAAGATCACTAGCTTTGTGAGAAAATAAGAGTTCGTAGTCAAACAGCCTGACTGCAAAACCCATTCCCAAACTACCAACTCTGCTGCCTCCCAACAGAAGCCATTACCAAGGCATGCACACTTCTGAATAGCCATGGACTCCTAAGATTCTTAACTCACATTTCTTCATCGCTGACCCAGAGAAGAGACTGATTATCATTCACACACCATGAAAGCCTAAGACTGTGGTTGTATTTGTATATGTCATAATTGCAGATATATGGTTGGAACTTGTCCCTCATGGCTGATTTCTGAAGCTAAAAATCTTTACTATTAGTGGATGTGAAAAATCAAGAAGGCTTTCAGGCAGCATGGGGAAGCCTCTGGAAATTGCATTACTTGTGGCTTTATCTACACATTGACTTCAGGAGATGCTAAAGACATTTCTGAACAGAATAAGAGTGATATATATCTTTGCTTAGCTTGGTTCATCCAGGGATCCTTGTGGGAATGTAAAAACCACAGAAAAGTTACAGATTTAAttagttctttcattttattctatctTTCTGAACATGAATATGAAGCTGTGAATTCAATGTGGATTAGATTCTTTGATCTCAGCACACCCAGAAGCAAGAGCACACAGTTCTCATATGTAGTATTTCTTccacttatttttattgcttaCATTGGTGTAggcaggaaaaaaattcaaaaatcctTTTGGTAATGCatgtaaataagaataaaaggaggaaaaatattaaGCATCACTCTTCATACTTAGAATGGATTTGGTTCTATGCATATTTCAGGTTCTCAGTCCAGAGACTTAGTCTCTTAATTTTGCTATTGATATTAACTGCATCCACATCACAGGCATTGAAGGCATCAAGAATCTGTTCCCAAACCCAAAGTTGCAGCCAAAGACCCCTGCAACACTGCAGAGTGTATGAAAGATGTTGCTGTCTTTTAACAGGATGTGGAGAATGGCCTTGATGAATCTTTTTGTTACAATTTCAAAAACCATGAAAATGCATATGAATAATCAACCTGGTTaccatacatttctttttttaacaaaactatGTCTAATAATCTAAAGCAATaaatcaacttttattttcagatatatttaaCATGACTTTACATTATTCAAACTCAGTTATAAAGTCCAGTTGCAATGGATATTTTTCATTCTAATTGCTGTTAGACTTACACTATTTCATGGCTATGCATGATGGGAGGCTATAATAAGAGAATATACTGATAACTTATCTATAATTTAAACACTCTATAGAGTTATACCAGAAAAGGGAATGCTACATATGATTTCATCTCTGttattttgttcaaatttcaCACTGATTCAGTCTTCACATTCATTCTCCATTATATTCTCTTCTCATTTAGTATGTTTGGGAAACATCAttgatttaaaagagaaaaagaaaaaagctttttctaTCATTGATCTAGCCTTGAGTGTGATATGTCATTTTGAGCAAGTAAGTCAACTTCTAAGCTTCTTATATAAGGCTTTTCATCAGTAATGTAAGGACAATAATTTCCAGTTAATGTTGTTCTCAAGTTTTATTCAATCGATCAACAATTATTTTTTGAGTACTTGTTAAATTCTACACAGATTATATACTGGAGAGAAACAAGGTATGAGAAATTACCTGGTATCTTTACTCACTGAATTTATATTAAATAGGTAACTGATCAGGAAAGTGATACAAGGGCTAAGCTTGGGAAAGTAAAGAGAGGTATAAAAGAATACAGAGAGATACAACCCTacctcagccttaaagaagagtcAGGGACTGCCTGATGTGAGTGCAAAAGCTGAAAGATTTAGTAGCAGTTCATCAAGTTGAAAGACAAAAGAGGTACAAGAAATTGTCTTAAAAGTAGGAACAGCACACATAAGGCAAAAGGCCTGAAGAATCTGAGAACTGAAAATCATGGTTATGCTCTGAATTGTACATATATTCATGCATAATATTATATGAATGGAATAAATAGACATTTCCAGAGCATTCAACTCCAGTTTGAACATATAATACAATCACAtaggtgtatgtgtgtatgattaCATATGCTatgaatatacatgcatatatgtgcaACTGTCATTAATTTCTCAAGTCACCACTGTAAAGTAACCATAATCTCCTTTCACAAAGGAGAAATCATAATCTTTGTGAAGTTACTAAATCTGTTTACTTGAAATTCCACAAATAAGCTTATTTGTTTGATGTCTAATATGTGTCTAATATATGAGAACACAGGAGATGCAATCAGAAATAGATAGACATTGTTTCTGCCTTCAGAGAGCATGGAATATTGTAGAGTATATTACAATAGAGTGCAATAAAAGCTATCACGGGAGAAGAGTAGAATACACCACCTAACAGAGGCATCcaatcagaaacagaaagaaagggaaggctGCCTAAGGAGAGGATGTCTAAATTAAGATCTGTAAAAGAATTAGCCAATAAGAAGTCAAAGAAAGagtattagagaaaaagaaagtagaacaTACAATGATACAAAGTTAAGATTTAATTTGGGAGAATGACATGCATTAAACTAATTCAGAATAGCTGGAGCacataactcaaaatggataacagtaactataaaactaaataaacaaacagaaaccactTTGCAAAAAATTATAAGCCATGCTAAGATGTTTGTGCCTTATACTGAATGCAATAATGAATACTGAAAAGGATCAGAACACGCAAATGATATACGTTACTATTTGAAAGACAACTTTGGTttaatatatgcacacatacacttATACACAATTGTAAATTTTccttggtttttctctttttctcttaattaatcCTGAAGTAATTCTAACACACTGTATTGATAGACTTTTcttgtaacaaaaaaaaaatcatcttgcaAACTTACTCAAAAGCCAGCTTCCATACTTTAGTCAATATTTCTCGGACTGGCCACAGGGGAGCACTACTTAAAAAGTATTTGAATAGATGCATATAGTACTGTGCCCAAAGTGAAAGTGTTGTCATGTGTCTTTGATTGGTTGTCACTGACATTACAATTGCATTAGGCTTCTTCCTGAGTTCAGAGTAACTGCTGCTGGGGAAGCCATTTCAGAAGCTGACTCGTCTACTGGATCTGCTGGGAAGCTAAGATATGGAGACTCTCCTGGAAGTGCTTTCAGGCACCTTGTTGTGGCAGCTGACCTGTAAGTACTCAGTGCAGTCTACGAGTGGTCTGAGAAAATAACTGCACCACGAGAGGGGGACTGTCACCTTTCTGTCCTGGAGGTGACTCTTGTGAGAAGGAGACATAGGAAGTGTAGGAAAGGTGCTGTAATTATGTGGTATGTTTATCTTTTGAGTAAAGAAGGAGGGGAGAAAAATATCCTTCCCTTTGTGAGATTGAGCACAAAAGGTCTCTTATGTCCTTTAATTGTCCTTCTCATCAGGGGTAGGAAGTCAACATCTGGAGCAGAGTCCTCAGGCCTTGATTATCAAGGAGAGAGAAGATGTTACCATTAGCTGCAATTCCTCAAAGACTTTGTATTCTGTACACTGGTACAGACAGAAGCATGCTGAAGGTCCCATCTTCCTGATGATGTTACTGAATGGTGGAGAAGAGAAAAGTCATGACAAAATAACTACCATGTTTAATGAAAAAAAGCAGCTAAGCTTCCTGTATATCAGAGCCTCCCAGCTCAGTCACTCAGGCACCTACTTCTGTGCAGCAGAGACACAGCAGTACATAGGCTTCCAAAGACTGCACTCAAACCTGACACTGGATCTCAGATGTTCACCTGGCACAGGGCCTCTATGGAACCCTAATCAGAGatctattcaagaaaaaaagGGAGTTCAATTGCTTCAGCATGTAATGCAAAAAGGAAGCCACACCCTTAAGTTTATAGCTAGTTTGACATTATTTTGTCAAATAATATTGCTCATCTatagaaagattattttaaaataaatacataaaatttttaaaaaacagacttGGTTTGATTCCTTAAAGGGAATTAGAATTGTAAATAGTAGGTATTTAGATTGTTAATGGTGTCACTTATCTGGAAAGGTCACCAGCAATATTTGTTTCCAAGATTTTAAATATCTGTCTTTGGGAAATGACATTGGGAGACACTTTCATTTTTAGACTGACATCCACTTCTCCTTTTGCTGGGCTTCATTCTTATAGATTTTTAACTTTGCACAGGTACTATGAGTGCTCAGCATGATTCCTCTTCCCCATTTGCTCATTTATGCCATGGTCCTTCCTCAGTTCTTTCCCTACACAAACCCTGCATAGGGCCAGGAGGTCATAAGAGTTCCGCAagttttaattcactgatttgttGATGAGGATTTAGGatggtaaagagaaaaataatgtttcttctttattaaagaagttaaaatattcCAATAGAACCACTGATCTTCAGTACACAatcaaaaattactaaaaaatatcattcatagtcaagaaaacaataaaaagaaaatagcttcAAGATGGCTTAGGCATTGAATTTaccagataaatattttaaagaagatataacaaatatgtgcaaaaaaaagcaaaggaaaacatgTTCAAATAATTGAAGAAAGATACATTCTTGATAAGTGAACATAAATAAAATCTtggtagagaaatggaaatcataaaaaaaaggaactacttgaaattttagaattgaaaagtGTAATgccttaaattaaaatttcttcaaatgGCCTCAAAAGCAGACTACAGATGGCAGAAGAAAGAGTCCATTAATGagtaaacaaactgtggtacaatCACAAAATTGGATATTattcagcaacaaaaacaaataaactacCAGTCCATCAATCAATAtggatgaatttttaaagattctgaaagaaaaagcCAAACACAATCAAATCTGGAAATAAAGTGTCATGTCCCCCAAATCTCTGGAGAATAACTGAACAGCTTTTATTAGGGGAAGGAGGTTGTCTCAAACACAGCTACTGGCTCGACTTAATCCACAAAAGTATCAACAGGATATGATTTGACAACCTGCCCCGCCACCTTCCCCACCATACCCATTTCCTGTTTTGCGACAGATGCATTACCCATATCAAATAATTCTAGGTGGAGCTTTACATGAACTAAATAAGACTGAGCCCCAAGGCTGAGCAGGAGACTCAGAGGTGGCAACATGAGACTTCTCAGTGTACCATGGGCACTGATGGCCCGTCTTCCTTGGTAGGAACAGAAGCTGATGGTGGGGCTGAGGACAGTCTAAGTTTGGGAAAAGAGAGAGTGGGGAGGGCAGAGGTGATGAAACTTGGGCCAAATGTGACAAACACTCGGATAATAAGTAGGCAGGCAAAAGGAGGTAGATTTTGAGTAGGTCTAACTCCTGCCCCAGAGGTTCCTTGTGACTCCCATTAAGGGAAGCTCAGGGGATCaatcttgtatttcttttgtcTACAGGTTCCATTATGTCCCAGGAGGTCATTCAGCTGCAACCAGCAATATCTAGGCAGGTGGGCGAGACCGTGAAACTGGACTGTTTATATGACACAATACTTgcatattatacattatattgGTACCAACAGTCTCCGGATGGAGagcttgttttttctcttttaccagTCCACAAATGCAAACACCAATGCAACACGGGGTCGATATTCTGTGAACTTCCAGAAAGTAGATAAAACTATCCAGCTCATTATATCACCATCACAGTCAGAAGACTCCACAACATACTTCTGTTGTCTCAGACAGCCCACTATGACACAAATGGTAGAAGACCTTTACAAAAAGACCAGAACCCAACCTGAGGCAGTAACCTACCCCACATTCTCAGGGAAGACTCACAAGTCCTACCCAGCCATTTTTAGCAACTGATGGTTAAGGCACATGTGACAAGATCTAGAGTGGAGGTCGTTGAGTCATTCTGGGAAGCACTTCCTCACAGCTGGCTCAGAGAGCAAACAGGACCACATGTAAAAGCCATGTTCCTCAGATAACAtcacatttctatttcttccccTGGAGTATGTCAGACAAAAGCAACATATGAAGGACAGCATTTTCCAACTACACCCAATTGTCCTACATTTTCTACCTGCTTGATCCGGTTTCTCAAGGAGAGGACTATGGAAGACACTTGGAAAACCAAAACAAGCTCACAAAATTGAGGTTTATATGCTGGGATGCCTCAGGACTGGCCAGAGAAATGCATTCTTGGCTTGTGTTACAAACAGGAGCACACTGGATCATGTACAACAGTCAAGTATTCTGAACCAGACAAATGTTCCTGTCTTCTCGACAGCACTTCACTTTAACCCTTGCCAATGCCATCTGGGCTCACCAGGCCCTCAGAATCTCATATTGAGTCTGTTGACTGCTGTGCCCATATAGCCCCATGCCCATCACAAGGTTTGCTTGACCAAAACCAAGAAAAGATGTATGTGAGGAGTTACTACAGATATAGGATCTGAAGGTGATATTGGAGCCACCTGACTAGTTAATGGAAGTACCAGAGATGAAACTGCAGCTTCTAAATCACAATACTCCTTTATTCAGGCATttaatttccaagtgttttttttttttttttcaagtactcAGCACCAGTCTTATGACTCTAATGAGACATTTTTCTTGCCTTAGGAATTTCCTAGAAGTCCATCTACAAGCCCTCTGCTAGGGATGTTAAATGGACCCTATTGCATGTTGCTGGCTGACCTGATTCATTGCAAAACCCTTAGACTGCCTCTTCTCTCAATCCATGCCCCAAATAAGTTTTTGACAACTTTCCAGAACCAAAATGGAATACATGaaacatcagtttttttttctgattattaccTATTTCTGGGCAATTTGGACATTCCACCCCTGGAACTTAACCTATCTGAGCTTAAAATAAGATTGCCAATGCTTATTTTCATTGATTTAGTCAATCACTTGggcattcaggaaaaaaaaaaacacaccctATGAAATCCCTTCAATTGCTTCTAATTgcttcaagaaaaataatcaagatcatttattgtattataaaatgtttctCCTGATAATCCTTGGATCAAGTCTGTGGTGAATAATGTGGAGGATGTCTCTTGGATATTCATAGTACCCATAATTGCATCTTCAAAACCCACTTTTAAAGATTCCAAGGAGATTCAACTTGAACCAGAATAAACTAAAATGATCCAGGTCTTCAGACTTGCAATGTTCCTTTGGGTTTCTCTTTACTATATCCAAATTTACTCCCATACCTCACAACCTAGCTGGAGTCCCAGAATTGGTAAAGATACCCTTGGGAACTCACTCATTCTTCCATCAACAAAGACTCAATAAAGACTCTATTCTCcatgagacttttaaaaataaaatattaattcagaTCAACTTTTTGAAAAGAGGAGAGGATAGTGactaaaagaagcaaaatataacCAGTGGAAAGTAAAACAGAACCCTCCTTTGCTACCTTAGTAGAAAGGAGGTATTTCAATTATGTTCTGTGATTCACAATGATAACATGTTTAAAATTCTGACAAAGATCCTGCATTCCTGAAatcaatatttcaattttaaatgcAGTAGAATATGGATAGAGTTCCAATGACATCTATTTTGctgaaatctgaaatccaaaaacCTCCTGCTCCTGTTTAGGTTTTCCAATCATGGAAGAACACTAAGAGCTGACAGGAAAAATCATGTCCAGATGCCTAATTTGGAAAGTATATTAAATGAGGCCATTTGAAGAAATGTCTTATAGGTCTTTGTGGACAACTTTACATATAGCCTGCCTTCTGATATGTTGAATAAAGGTAGTTTAAAGGAGACATCTGTTTTCAGTATCTGGCATATTGATATAAATGAACCATCACACTTCAGAagcataataaaaaatacatgacaaAGAATATGCtgctgaaatacttgaaatgtgtTAACATTTCAAGgtagatgattttaaaaataaatttctgggaCTTCAGGTACTATCTCCCTCAACAATATGGTTTATGGACATCTGATTGTGGAATACCAACATTCTCACCTTTTTACAACAAAAGAGGAACTTGCAGATTAGCAGGATATGTATGAGCTTGATTCTGATCAGTAGATGGTTCAGGCTAGGTATTCACATTAATCTGGGGACTCTTTTTTTtccatagctttattgaggtaaaattgaagtatgataaaatgtacatatttgaagtatgcaatttgatcagttttgacacgTTTTAACACATATGTAACCAATACaaccaatataaaaaatatttccattacgtttttaaaaattgaaatcctgcagactttttttaaaatttgaaatcatgcagactttagtgtttcctgcatgatttattacattagaaatcaatcacattaagatatatagaaccccacccccacatcacaaatacttcaaaattaaatggcactcTTAAATATCTCACAGGTCAAAGaataaagcacaagaaaagtaaataaaaagtgctttgaactaagtgataataaaagtttaaagtatcaggatctctgggatgaaagagtactcagatgaacatttatcagatatatttgtatcagaaagaagaTAGATTAACaatgaaattgtttttcacttgggtagaaggaggaaaaaataagagtaggagccgAAATATAAGatatagaaaagaaattatacaGTTAAGTGTTAATAAAAGTCAAACAACTTGCTGGATgtgatgatgcacacctgtaatcccagcagctcagaggctaaggcaggaagatttcaagttcaaatccagcctcagcaaaagtaaggttctaagtaacttagtgagactgagaccctgtctctaaatgaaatacaaataggTCTGGGCGTGTGGCTCAGCggtcaagtgctcctgaatttaattcccattaccaaaaataaaatataaaaatcaaacaagtctaatcaagaaaaataagaacacaaaaattaatattaatgaaaaggaagctatcaaaacaaccctacagatactaaaaatatattaaggtaatattataattgtatgccaacatatatgatagcttacataacatggtctatattagaaaaggaaccatgtgctgctgagaggaaagtatATTCATcccttgatggatgaaatattctatatatgtctgttaagtctaagttatcaattttgttttttagttttatagcttttttacttagtttttgattgggagatctatccagtggtgaccgaggcatgttaaagttacccagtattattgtgttgtgaggtctatttgatttttaaaattgaaaaagtttgtttgatgtacatacatgctccattgtttggggtataaatatttatgatattatgTCTTGTTAATGGATAGTTCCCTTCAGCAGTTTCAAATGACTTTGTTTGtgccttctgattaactttggcttaaagtccattTAAATGCTATGAGGGTAGAATCCCCtccttgtttatgagatccatatgaatgatatgttttttcccatcctttaacatacagtctgtgaatgtctttacttatgaggtaagtctcttgaaaacagcatattgttggctcTTGTTTTTTcacccaatctgccagtctatgtcttttgattgatgaggttaGGCCAcatacattcaatgttattattgaaagttatttttattcactgtcattttcatttatttctggtttttaatttgaattagtttctcctttgattgactcttatcctagtgtagttcctccctttactggttttcactttcagttttcatttcttcttcatgaaatattttattgagtatattttgtagtATAGGCTTCCtagctgtgaattcttttaacttttgtttatcatggaaggtttttatttcatcatcaattctgaagcttgaTTTTTCTGAGTACAGCATTCTCAGctggcatccactttctttcagagtttgatatgcTTTTTTGAAGACCTCCTAGCTCTGAGGTCTGGGATGAGAAATCAGCTgtgatctgaattggtttccctctatatgttTCCCACCATTTTTCTCtggaagcctttaaaattctatccttattctgtaggttaggtatttttataataatattatttggtgttggtctgttgtaattttgtttatttggggtcctttaagcctcctgtatttggttttccatttcgttctttaggtttggagaattttctgatattatttcattgaaaagtttgtgcaCTCCTTTCATTTGTATCGccaagccttcatctatcccaataaatcttaaattttgtcttttgaggctatcacatatttcttggaagttctgttcatgatctcttaacatcttttctccattcttaactttattttcaagactgtatattttgtcttcattgcctgaaactctgtcttccaagagatctagtctgttggtgatctTTCCAGTGAATTCTTAATTTGGCctgttgattccttcattttgaggatttctgcttgatttttttttcagaatctccatctctttattgaagtgatcattcaattcctgttttgttttgttttgttttttctgatttcaCAACCTGCAtctcctttactttgcagattaGCTTGTATAcattcttaatttcttctctgacatttcttccactgtggtgttgatgggtTCTGTTATTgcagtatcttggtttgtttggggtgatttgttcccttgctttttcatgttgtttgtgtgtctacccatctaacactACCCATCTAACCGTAGTGTTCTACCCTATGGATTTGTAGGGTCTCTgaaagtttccagtacctcaccatttAGGAGGAGCCAAgtaataacaaccaatgcaaataatatacagcattaaatcaaatagttcctgctatgaggtctacaatgttaattgtcacaataaacagaaatgatatgatcagttattgcctacaataaaaaacagtaagtttgaaaaaggttttacaatttcaaatggtggatgaggaaagaacagaagtgatgttGGATGTTAtaattatgagggaggaggagagaagatagaagtaaagtAATTAAAGGGAGAGTGAAAGAATAATAGGGACTAACTgttagtagaagaaaagagagaatgaaaatcaagggaaaaagataagtgagagaaaaaatatgtccatataaagtaaaaattttaagaataaaaataaaagaatacaaaataaaattgaaatatactaatcaaatatcctaGTCTTCAAAATATTGATCTGTGAAGAAGAATtagcttcaaaaatgctagaaatgagataaaaacaaatacaaatttgtataaatgtccatgaatcattaaggtcacaattaaacagaggaaagaaaaaagaaaaaaaaaggacttaatgaaaagttaaagaa
The Sciurus carolinensis chromosome 2, mSciCar1.2, whole genome shotgun sequence DNA segment above includes these coding regions:
- the LOC124976548 gene encoding uncharacterized protein LOC124976548 — protein: METLLEVLSGTLLWQLTWVGSQHLEQSPQALIIKEREDVTISCNSSKTLYSVHWYRQKHAEGPIFLMMLLNGGEEKSHDKITTMFNEKKQLSFLYIRASQLSHSGTYFCAAETQQYIGFQRLHSNLTLDLRCSPGTGPLWNPNQRSIQEKKGVQLLQHNWVSSQELLQSPPSLSIPEGENLTISCNSSTTLYALHWYRQKCDGEFVFLMLFRKGGEEKRHEKLTATLDVKMQQSSLSITAAQPSHSGTYFCGGEAQ